A region from the Bacillota bacterium genome encodes:
- a CDS encoding ABC transporter ATP-binding protein has protein sequence MLEVQNLTAGYGSARVLQEVSLSVRAGEYVGIVGPNGAGKSTLLRSVSRLTRILGGVIRYEGRVLNKLKPWDVVGLGICHVPEGRMIFADMTVGDNLLVALDSRKFSLRQRRERLEYVTGLFPVLRERWSTRAGSLSGGQQQMLAVARGLVTDPRVLLLDEPSLGLAPVVIREIIGALRVLRGTGMTLLVADQNASLLLGIVDRVYVMAEGGVKLEGTPTELRSQDAVWKAYLGGGS, from the coding sequence GTGCTTGAGGTGCAAAACCTCACTGCTGGTTACGGGTCGGCAAGGGTCTTGCAAGAGGTTTCCCTCTCTGTGCGTGCCGGAGAGTATGTGGGGATCGTGGGGCCGAACGGGGCGGGCAAGAGCACGCTGTTGCGGTCGGTTTCGCGGCTCACAAGGATCTTGGGTGGGGTCATTCGGTACGAAGGTCGCGTGCTCAATAAGCTCAAGCCTTGGGATGTAGTAGGTCTTGGCATCTGCCATGTTCCAGAGGGCCGTATGATTTTCGCCGATATGACGGTAGGCGATAATCTCCTGGTTGCTCTGGATTCGCGAAAGTTCTCTCTTCGACAACGTCGTGAGCGGTTGGAATACGTAACTGGGCTGTTTCCGGTGTTGCGCGAGAGGTGGAGCACGAGGGCGGGGAGCCTCAGCGGTGGGCAGCAACAAATGCTTGCGGTGGCCCGCGGGCTTGTGACTGACCCCAGGGTTCTCCTCCTCGACGAACCGTCGCTGGGTTTGGCTCCCGTCGTGATACGAGAGATCATCGGAGCCCTCAGGGTTTTAAGGGGTACAGGAATGACCCTGTTGGTCGCAGACCAGAACGCGTCGCTGCTTTTGGGGATCGTAGATCGGGTTTATGTGATGGCTGAGGGGGGTGTCAAGTTGGAGGGTACACCGACCGAGTTGCGCTCGCAGGACGCAGTATGGAAGGCCTATCTTGGGGGTGGTAGCTAG
- a CDS encoding ABC transporter ATP-binding protein, with amino-acid sequence MLELVELSKNFGGVNALNRVSIRLGEERITALIGPNGAGKTTLINVVTGFLEPTAGTVRWRGQAISGWPPHAVARRGIVRTFQIPRFLSGVSVRGHVDIANSLLVSFGAQAGGRQASWWRDLALELLESAGLGAALRSSAAVDRVGLAYWQLKVLEVATAIARGPQLLFLDEPAGGLSPKEASELGRVVEQVAKEGVRVCIVEHRIGFVMQLAERVVVLDRGRVIADGTPSEVQSNPVVIECYLGGEC; translated from the coding sequence TTGCTCGAGTTAGTTGAGCTGAGCAAGAACTTCGGTGGGGTGAATGCTCTCAATCGTGTGTCTATTCGCCTCGGTGAGGAGAGGATCACGGCCCTGATTGGGCCGAACGGGGCGGGAAAAACGACACTGATCAACGTTGTGACCGGGTTCCTTGAGCCTACGGCCGGGACGGTGCGTTGGAGGGGACAAGCCATATCCGGGTGGCCGCCCCATGCAGTGGCACGCCGGGGTATCGTTCGGACCTTCCAGATACCGCGTTTCTTGTCAGGGGTGTCTGTACGCGGGCATGTCGACATAGCGAACTCTCTGCTTGTGTCCTTTGGTGCGCAGGCGGGCGGTCGGCAAGCGAGTTGGTGGCGCGATCTAGCACTTGAGCTTCTTGAGAGCGCGGGGCTGGGGGCCGCTTTGAGGAGCTCGGCTGCAGTTGACCGGGTGGGCCTGGCGTACTGGCAGTTGAAGGTGCTCGAGGTGGCGACTGCTATCGCCCGGGGCCCGCAGCTTCTTTTCCTCGATGAGCCCGCGGGTGGCTTGTCGCCGAAAGAAGCATCAGAGCTTGGTAGAGTTGTAGAGCAAGTTGCCAAAGAGGGCGTGCGTGTGTGCATCGTGGAGCACCGAATCGGATTTGTGATGCAGCTGGCGGAGCGCGTTGTGGTTCTTGACCGGGGTCGGGTAATTGCAGACGGTACTCCTTCGGAGGTACAAAGCAACCCGGTCGTTATTGAGTGCTATCTGGGGGGCGAATGCTAG
- a CDS encoding branched-chain amino acid ABC transporter permease has protein sequence MKSQTRLLVIGVSVLLGFILPLVASEYTLTVLSLALIYAIIATGYNVLFGYAGQFSFGHMAFAGLGAYTCSLLVTKGGWPYVWALLAGMTTVSFLAAAVGYPGLALRGHFFGISTLAVGESVVLLLTNLERLTGGTQGLLVLQRPRILGFEISSPEAWYYTVLTVFLCVTLVVWIVITKTTLGKAWIAVRGDEDLAEALGVHSKVAKLTAFVVGSTLAALGGCLYAPFMSCLTPEQFGVSGTIEVLMMVLIGGRGTVVGPLLGSLLLTWVPQVLRMGPQLRLVTYGLILVVVILVMPRGVMGLVERRREGTSVARVS, from the coding sequence GTGAAGTCACAAACCCGGCTGTTGGTGATCGGAGTGTCCGTGTTACTCGGGTTCATCTTGCCTTTGGTAGCAAGCGAGTACACGCTGACCGTACTAAGCCTTGCCCTGATATACGCTATCATAGCCACAGGATACAACGTCCTATTTGGTTATGCCGGCCAGTTTTCGTTTGGGCACATGGCGTTTGCGGGCCTTGGGGCTTATACATGCAGCCTTTTGGTGACGAAAGGGGGGTGGCCGTACGTTTGGGCGTTGTTGGCAGGTATGACGACCGTGAGTTTCCTCGCAGCAGCGGTTGGTTACCCGGGCCTCGCGCTAAGGGGTCACTTCTTCGGCATCAGCACATTGGCGGTCGGGGAGAGCGTGGTTTTACTGCTTACTAACTTGGAAAGGTTGACAGGGGGGACCCAGGGTTTGCTGGTTCTTCAGCGGCCGAGAATACTGGGCTTTGAAATCAGCAGCCCCGAGGCATGGTACTATACCGTGCTCACGGTTTTCCTTTGCGTTACGCTCGTGGTCTGGATCGTAATCACAAAGACAACCTTGGGCAAGGCTTGGATCGCTGTCCGTGGGGATGAGGACTTGGCCGAGGCACTGGGTGTTCACAGCAAGGTGGCCAAGTTAACTGCATTTGTTGTAGGGAGTACTTTGGCGGCTCTCGGCGGGTGCTTGTACGCGCCATTTATGTCGTGCTTGACACCGGAGCAGTTCGGCGTAAGCGGCACCATAGAGGTCCTTATGATGGTTCTCATCGGAGGCAGAGGTACCGTTGTCGGTCCATTGTTAGGGTCGTTGTTGTTGACCTGGGTTCCTCAGGTCCTGCGCATGGGGCCGCAGTTGCGCCTTGTCACTTACGGTTTAATCCTGGTGGTGGTAATCCTTGTTATGCCGAGGGGCGTAATGGGCCTTGTCGAACGCCGTAGGGAGGGCACGAGCGTTGCTCGAGTTAGTTGA
- a CDS encoding branched-chain amino acid ABC transporter permease, producing MAALLQAVLNGLALGSFYGLVGIGLAVTFGLWGILNLAQGEFMVLGGYLVWMLLGTLHLPLPFAAPVGIVCTGLLMALVARGTFHFTQRDLVNGFIISSGLSLVIQNGLELAVTGAAREIHVPSLGSLRVFGASIPVLRCLFIGLSVVSLAAALWILGRTRIGRQIRAAACNIDGAKFVGVNADRVEAASYVFSGMLAALAGVGLGVLFVLTPYLGARYVLKGFAAVLLGGAYRGLGNITSTFVAGLAIGLVESVGTALTAAQWQDLFAYALLYAGLLVASKAGR from the coding sequence GTGGCCGCGTTGTTGCAAGCTGTACTGAATGGCTTAGCGCTGGGGTCTTTCTATGGGTTAGTGGGGATTGGGTTGGCAGTAACGTTTGGTCTCTGGGGCATCCTTAACCTCGCTCAGGGTGAATTCATGGTGCTTGGCGGCTATCTGGTCTGGATGCTGCTGGGAACGTTGCACCTCCCCTTGCCATTTGCTGCGCCCGTTGGGATAGTCTGCACAGGCTTGCTGATGGCCTTGGTTGCCCGCGGAACCTTTCATTTCACGCAGCGAGACCTTGTTAACGGGTTCATTATCTCGTCTGGCCTATCGCTCGTCATCCAGAATGGTTTGGAGTTGGCGGTGACAGGGGCGGCCCGAGAGATTCACGTGCCTTCGCTGGGCTCGTTGAGGGTATTTGGCGCTTCGATTCCGGTCCTCCGCTGTCTCTTTATCGGCCTATCGGTGGTCAGCTTGGCGGCGGCGTTGTGGATTCTGGGGCGCACCCGGATAGGACGCCAAATCCGTGCTGCGGCGTGCAACATAGACGGAGCTAAATTTGTAGGTGTCAATGCGGACAGAGTCGAGGCAGCGAGTTATGTTTTCAGTGGCATGTTGGCCGCATTGGCTGGAGTAGGGCTGGGTGTTCTATTTGTTCTGACTCCGTACCTGGGCGCACGATACGTGTTGAAGGGGTTTGCGGCGGTTCTTTTGGGTGGAGCTTACAGGGGCTTGGGTAATATTACCTCCACATTTGTTGCTGGCTTAGCAATAGGTCTTGTCGAGAGTGTGGGAACTGCACTGACGGCCGCTCAGTGGCAGGATTTGTTCGCCTACGCCCTCCTGTACGCAGGCCTCCTGGTGGCTTCAAAAGCCGGGCGCTAA
- a CDS encoding ABC transporter substrate-binding protein, which translates to MRRLTCGWIVLLITAAVFLAGCGGKQGSSLREVPVGVVIEQTGPQAVWGLPRVEAMQVAAYQIEKAGGFDVSGTKYKLKLLIYDNRSKPDESVAFVKRLLDVDKVKILFATQTTPCTLPVLDLIRGRQVLHFTAATAHQKMLGQPGYEYSFNCYNADFGPNGTANKLVDYVLRKIPGVKKVAFLDQNNALGKMLVPIYSEACRARGLEVVAEEYYPTGTTDFYPQLSKIAALKPDLLFMGNTDEDVRPMLKQALELGFRNFATNRITPKVALERKDDIASGHFIGVEEKNFLDPQTRSLPGVQEFITDYKHLFGREPDYAMIPRAAAVYEPLYAIVEAMKKTGTVEDVPKLAAALHGMRYEGKIWTISFDGKGQILVDYFMYDVHDGQIEREHVTP; encoded by the coding sequence ATGCGCAGGTTAACGTGCGGGTGGATTGTCCTGCTCATAACTGCTGCCGTGTTCCTTGCTGGGTGCGGCGGCAAGCAAGGGAGTTCCCTGAGGGAGGTACCTGTAGGAGTAGTAATAGAACAGACGGGTCCTCAGGCTGTCTGGGGACTTCCGAGAGTGGAAGCGATGCAGGTAGCAGCATACCAGATAGAGAAGGCCGGAGGCTTCGACGTAAGCGGGACGAAATATAAGCTCAAGCTGCTCATATACGACAATCGTTCAAAACCAGACGAAAGCGTAGCATTCGTTAAACGTCTCCTCGATGTTGACAAGGTAAAGATACTGTTTGCTACGCAAACGACCCCGTGTACCTTGCCTGTGCTTGATCTCATCCGTGGGCGGCAGGTGTTACATTTTACGGCGGCAACGGCGCATCAAAAAATGTTGGGGCAGCCTGGTTACGAGTATTCGTTCAACTGCTACAATGCAGATTTCGGACCAAACGGTACAGCGAACAAGCTTGTTGACTATGTGCTCAGAAAAATTCCGGGCGTCAAGAAGGTGGCGTTTCTAGACCAGAACAACGCACTAGGGAAGATGCTCGTGCCCATATACTCAGAGGCTTGCCGCGCACGGGGTCTAGAGGTCGTGGCTGAAGAGTACTATCCCACCGGAACAACTGACTTCTATCCCCAGCTGAGCAAGATAGCCGCGCTCAAGCCGGATCTTTTGTTCATGGGTAACACCGACGAGGATGTCAGGCCCATGTTGAAGCAGGCTTTGGAACTGGGATTCCGGAACTTCGCGACGAACAGAATAACGCCCAAGGTTGCCCTTGAGCGGAAGGACGATATTGCCTCGGGACATTTCATCGGAGTAGAGGAAAAGAACTTCTTGGATCCGCAAACCCGTTCTCTCCCGGGCGTCCAGGAGTTCATTACAGATTATAAGCACCTGTTCGGTAGGGAGCCTGACTATGCCATGATTCCTCGGGCTGCGGCGGTATATGAACCGCTTTATGCCATCGTAGAGGCAATGAAGAAAACCGGAACAGTCGAGGACGTTCCCAAGTTGGCGGCCGCATTGCACGGAATGCGATACGAGGGGAAAATATGGACCATCTCGTTTGACGGTAAAGGACAAATCTTGGTCGACTACTTCATGTACGACGTACATGACGGTCAGATTGAGAGAGAGCACGTAACGCCGTAA
- a CDS encoding FadR/GntR family transcriptional regulator, whose translation MTRIPFSPIERDILAVKVARQIVSMISTGRLKAGDRLPPERELASELGVGRPAVREALRALQMMNILEVRHGDGTYVTSLQPGSLIEPYRMFLSLGVMTIEHLFEARRVLEAAVAEFAAQRITQDELAALRKCISQAAEALDDPRRFLEADLRIHSVIAQASRNPVLMAIMESIGSLLRASRELTVTLPGVRERALSDHRLIVDALEARDAKQSSKLMAAHVDAIRDALTSARVEVQGPSEGGGIPISGKTCGEGRRRKRAQPRREES comes from the coding sequence TTGACCCGTATTCCGTTCTCGCCCATCGAGCGGGACATCCTCGCGGTAAAAGTAGCCCGTCAGATTGTGTCCATGATATCTACCGGCCGTCTGAAGGCCGGTGACCGCCTGCCTCCTGAACGCGAGTTGGCTTCTGAATTGGGTGTTGGTCGGCCAGCGGTTCGCGAAGCTTTGAGGGCTCTGCAGATGATGAATATTCTTGAGGTACGTCATGGTGACGGTACATACGTGACTTCACTCCAGCCAGGATCCCTCATAGAGCCTTACCGCATGTTTCTGTCTCTCGGTGTCATGACTATCGAGCACTTATTTGAGGCTCGCAGGGTTCTGGAAGCAGCCGTGGCCGAGTTCGCTGCCCAACGCATCACGCAGGACGAGCTTGCGGCATTGCGTAAGTGCATTAGCCAAGCGGCGGAGGCTCTCGATGACCCGCGTCGCTTCCTTGAGGCAGACCTGCGCATACACTCCGTCATTGCTCAAGCGAGCCGCAACCCCGTGCTCATGGCTATCATGGAGAGCATAGGGAGTTTGCTGCGCGCCAGTAGAGAATTGACTGTCACGCTTCCTGGGGTGCGAGAACGGGCCTTGTCTGATCACAGGCTGATTGTCGATGCTTTAGAGGCTCGAGATGCAAAGCAGAGTTCGAAACTGATGGCTGCACACGTGGACGCCATCCGTGATGCCCTGACAAGTGCTCGTGTGGAGGTGCAGGGTCCATCCGAGGGAGGTGGGATTCCGATTTCGGGTAAAACCTGTGGAGAGGGGCGGAGGAGAAAGCGTGCGCAACCAAGGAGGGAGGAATCGTGA
- a CDS encoding DUF5680 domain-containing protein gives MTPNAIRERQTYASQGGEASVSPLLPGARRLECREGALLYRDIYFGFRHFVGQGIVYYDSSPIWAMGYAGGILPTEVDAAELYEFLRLALQPVTPERPYRRPRLLRSRPYLYRDVTHGRVERFWGIETITREGHVVHRLRYHGGMLCCPGLTGCWGGWGSIP, from the coding sequence TTGACACCGAATGCTATTCGTGAACGACAAACATACGCGTCCCAGGGGGGTGAGGCCAGCGTTTCGCCGCTGCTACCCGGTGCGCGGCGACTGGAATGCCGGGAGGGAGCACTGCTGTACCGGGACATCTACTTCGGCTTCCGACATTTTGTGGGTCAGGGGATAGTCTACTACGATTCGTCCCCTATCTGGGCCATGGGTTACGCCGGGGGCATTCTCCCGACCGAAGTCGACGCGGCCGAACTGTACGAGTTTCTGCGCTTAGCCCTGCAGCCGGTTACGCCGGAACGCCCCTATCGCCGTCCCCGCTTGCTCAGGAGCAGGCCTTACTTATACAGGGATGTGACTCATGGCCGCGTGGAACGCTTCTGGGGCATTGAGACTATCACCAGGGAGGGACATGTGGTCCACCGGCTCCGGTACCACGGAGGGATGCTTTGCTGCCCTGGGCTTACGGGCTGCTGGGGGGGCTGGGGGAGCATCCCTTGA
- a CDS encoding alpha/beta-type small acid-soluble spore protein has protein sequence MNQPKVLPESVLDTFKYELADELGITPKIRDGYWGDVPARECGRVGGKIGGNIVKVMIRHAEQALEQNQGQGRSTF, from the coding sequence ATGAATCAGCCCAAGGTGCTCCCAGAGTCCGTACTTGATACCTTCAAGTACGAACTGGCGGATGAACTGGGCATCACGCCTAAGATCCGCGACGGGTACTGGGGTGATGTTCCCGCGCGCGAATGCGGCAGGGTAGGCGGCAAGATTGGTGGCAACATCGTGAAAGTTATGATCCGTCACGCCGAGCAAGCGTTGGAACAAAACCAGGGCCAGGGTCGCTCCACCTTCTAA